A genome region from Haloarcula rubripromontorii includes the following:
- a CDS encoding DUF1616 domain-containing protein — protein sequence MADTPAWKLLLPRQLRHLPADLAGVIGVVILTNLAALLPVVSDTPIRIVAGLGFTLFIPGYAFIAALFPEAGSGPTAGGENDTDPRADGIDGIERTALSFGLSIALVPLVGLVLNFTPWGIRLLPILISLSGLTLVLTAIAAVRRWALPADERFRVPYRAWLRAGRDELFSPASRTDAVLNVLLVFSILLAAASVGYAITVPKDGERFSEFYLLTEEEDGELVADGYPTEFRQGEGRSLVVGIGNQEHERTAYTIIAELQRVERVGNETQVRERSELRRFQPTLGHNETWQRQHEVTPMMTGDRLRLQYLLYRGSPPETVGQSTAYREVHLWVNVTG from the coding sequence ATGGCTGATACTCCGGCGTGGAAGCTACTCCTGCCGCGCCAACTCCGCCACCTTCCGGCCGATCTAGCAGGCGTTATCGGCGTGGTGATTCTGACGAACCTGGCTGCCCTCCTCCCGGTCGTCTCCGACACACCGATACGCATCGTCGCCGGACTCGGTTTTACCCTTTTCATTCCCGGCTATGCGTTCATTGCGGCGCTCTTCCCGGAGGCCGGAAGCGGCCCTACAGCTGGCGGTGAGAACGATACGGATCCACGAGCCGACGGAATCGACGGTATCGAACGGACCGCACTCTCATTCGGCCTCAGCATCGCGCTCGTTCCGCTGGTCGGTCTGGTGTTGAACTTCACGCCGTGGGGCATCCGCTTGCTTCCGATTCTCATCTCGCTCAGCGGACTGACGCTCGTGTTGACTGCTATCGCGGCTGTTCGCCGCTGGGCCTTGCCCGCTGACGAGCGGTTCCGCGTCCCGTACCGTGCGTGGCTCAGGGCCGGCCGTGACGAACTGTTCTCGCCAGCGTCGCGGACAGACGCGGTCCTGAACGTGCTATTGGTCTTTAGCATCCTGCTTGCGGCTGCCAGCGTCGGATACGCCATCACGGTGCCAAAAGACGGCGAGCGGTTCAGCGAGTTCTACCTGCTGACAGAGGAGGAAGACGGCGAACTCGTCGCTGACGGTTATCCGACGGAGTTTCGACAGGGGGAGGGTCGCTCGCTGGTTGTCGGTATCGGCAATCAGGAACACGAACGGACAGCGTACACCATTATCGCCGAGTTACAGCGTGTCGAGCGCGTCGGCAACGAGACGCAGGTCCGGGAGCGGTCGGAACTGCGGCGCTTCCAGCCGACGTTAGGTCACAACGAGACCTGGCAGCGCCAACACGAGGTGACTCCCATGATGACTGGCGACAGACTTCGGCTCCAGTACCTGCTGTACCGTGGCTCACCGCCTGAGACCGTGGGTCAGTCGACCGCGTACCGCGAAGTCCATCTCTGGGTGAACGTAACCGGCTAA
- a CDS encoding metal-dependent hydrolase yields MYPAGHFLLAAVPLTVYTVAQWRRLPSGPMVLLLLVATQLPDVIDKPLAWTFAILPSGRMLAHSLVVSLPLLTGVVLLAARWGYVRYAVVFSAGYLSHIAGDFYPILRLGTEYYFFPNLFWPLLAANPDRTPSFAAHSPDSLLSLAVPMAVFGLAVSYSLVTLYRRDDRFPAGVPPR; encoded by the coding sequence GTGTACCCCGCAGGCCACTTCCTCCTTGCAGCCGTCCCGCTGACAGTGTATACAGTGGCTCAGTGGCGTCGCCTCCCGTCTGGGCCGATGGTACTGCTCTTGCTTGTCGCGACGCAACTCCCGGACGTAATCGATAAGCCGCTCGCGTGGACGTTCGCTATCCTTCCAAGCGGGCGAATGCTGGCCCATTCGCTGGTCGTCTCGCTCCCACTCCTCACTGGTGTTGTGCTGCTGGCTGCACGCTGGGGGTATGTGCGGTACGCTGTGGTGTTTTCGGCCGGCTACCTCTCGCACATCGCCGGCGACTTCTATCCCATCCTGCGGCTCGGGACGGAGTACTACTTCTTCCCGAACCTGTTCTGGCCGCTGTTGGCGGCGAACCCGGATAGAACGCCGTCGTTTGCGGCGCATTCGCCTGACAGCCTGCTCTCGCTTGCTGTCCCTATGGCCGTCTTCGGACTGGCAGTCAGCTACAGTCTCGTGACGCTGTACCGGAGAGACGACCGGTTCCCCGCTGGAGTGCCACCGCGGTAA